In the genome of Denticeps clupeoides chromosome 13, fDenClu1.1, whole genome shotgun sequence, one region contains:
- the commd2 gene encoding COMM domain-containing protein 2, with translation MLLVLSDEHKEHLAFLPEVDSAVVGEFGRIAVEFLRKGSTPKIYEGAARKLNVSADTVQHGVEGLMYLLSESSKLMISEVDFQDSVLVLGFPEDLNRLLLQLYLDHRKEIRQILSELAPSLPHYHNLEWRLDVMLASRALRHQVKPTVSLKLHLESGGDHIARVLQTDPATLLHLIQELERALAEAKTNHCRRILRNIK, from the exons atgttgcTGGTTTTGTCCGATGAGCACAAGGAGCATTTAGCCTTCCTGCCGGAAGTAGACTCGGCAG TGGTCGGCGAGTTTGGACGAATTGCTGTCGAGTTCCTAAGAAAAGGATCCACTCCTAAAATATATGAAGGGGCAGCGA GAAAGCTGAACGTGTCAGCTGATACAGTACAGCATGGGGTCGAAGGGTTGATGTACCTTCTCTCAGAAAGCTCCAAATTAATG ATTTCTGAGGTGGACTTCCAAGATTCGGTGCTGGTGCTTGGCTTTCCGGAGGACCTGAATAGGCTTCTGCTGCAGCTGTATCTGGATCACAGGAAAGAGATCCGGCAGATTCTGAGTGAGCTCGCTCCCTCTCTACCGCACTACCACAACCTGGAGTGGCGCTTGGATGTGATG TTGGCCAGCAGAGCACTAAGGCACCAGGTAAAACCCACAGTGAGCCTGAAGCTGCACCTAGAAAGCGGAGGTGACCATATCGCCCGCGTGCTTCAGACCGACCCTGCCACGTTGCTCCACCTCATCCAGGAGCTAGAGCGAGCCCTCGCCGAGGCCAAGACTAATCACTGCCGTAGGATCCTGCGCAACATCAAGTAG